A stretch of Camelina sativa cultivar DH55 chromosome 18, Cs, whole genome shotgun sequence DNA encodes these proteins:
- the LOC104761315 gene encoding KH domain-containing protein HEN4-like, whose product MERSRSKRNYHYDQDYDGDSMPRSKPRYNNNYHFGGGGGGGGGNNRYRGGGGGGGNGRPSKSHPETMATTTYRILCHDAKAGGVIGKSGTIIKSIRQHTGAWINVHELVPGDAERIIEISDNRRRDPDGRMPSFSPAQEALFSVHDRILESEPQFGYGGAQTEEEEDYGGVRPGGGRVVTRLVVSRMHVGCLLGKGGKIIEQMRIETKTHIRILPRESNLPRCVSLSEEIVQIVGELHAVKNALAIVSSRLRESQHRDRSNFQGRVHSPERPFPAASDDYIPQQRRQSSDRFPHGNNYRNNNFSSRQSNYAEEASAVPVGENAQPFYTEELVFRILCPADKIVRVVGESQGIIDLLQNEIGVDVRVSDPVAGSDEQIITISSEEAPDDPMFPAQEALLHIQTQIIDLIPDKDNVIATRLLVSSRDSVCLEGKAGSVSEISRLTGTSIQILAREELPRCASINDVAIQIAGEIRAAREALVELTLRLRSHMYNSQKETPPASTSTTGPLEGVAGVMEVASSHNTTHSREGLTGSHLTLQQAASTMMSQFKEGFGSVAKAGESEYRDEVPVTTNRMAVPLVTRSTLEVVLPDAVVPKLVTKSRNKLAQISEWSGASVTLVEDRPEETQNIIRISGTPEQAERAQSLLQGFILSIQEDGP is encoded by the exons ATGGAGAGATCTAGATCGAAGAGAAACTACCACTATGACCAAGACTATGATGGAGATTCCATGCCCAGGTCTAAACCTCGATACAACAATAATTACCATTttggcggcggcggcggcggcggcggagggaATAACAGATACCGTGGTggcggaggtggaggaggaaatGGCCGGCCATCGAAGTCTCACCCTGAAACGATGGCAACCACGACTTACCGAATCCTCTGTCACGACGCTAAAGCTGGAGGCGTCATTGGTAAATCCGGAACAATCATTAAGTCGATAAGACAGCACACCGGCGCGTGGATTAACGTGCACGAGCTAGTTCCCGGAGACGCTGAGCGTATCATTGAGATTTCAGACAATCGCCGGCGTGATCCTGATGGGAGAATGCCGTCTTTCTCTCCTGCTCAGGAGGCTCTGTTTAGTGTTCACGATAGGATTCTTGAGAGTGAACCTCAGTTTGGGTATGGTGGTGCACAGactgaagaggaggaggattaCGGTGGAGTTAGACCTGGTGGAGGGAGAGTTGTGACTAGACTTGTGGTTTCTAGGATGCATGTTGGTTGCTTGTTGGGTAAAGGTGGGAAGATTATTGAGCAGATGAGGATTGAAACTAAGACTCATATTCGGATTCTTCCAAGAGAGAGTAACTTACCTCGTTGTGTTTCACTCTCTGAAGAGATTGTTCAG ATTGTTGGTGAACTTCATGCAGTGAAAAACGCTTTAGCCATTGTATCATCGCGTTTAAGAGAGAGTCAGCACCGTGATCGTAGTAATTTCCAAGGGCGTGTACATTCACCAGAACGGCCGTTTCCAGCTGCTTCGGATGATTACATCCCACAGCAAAGAAGACAATCATCAGATAGGTTTCCTCATGgtaataattatagaaacaACAACTTCAGTTCTCGCCAATCCAACTATGCAGAAGAAGCTTCAGCAGTTCCGGTTGGTGAGAATGCACAGCCTTTCTACACTGAAGAGCTTGTGTTCCGCATTCTCTGCCCAGCTGACAAGATTGTTCGGGTTGTTGGGGAATCACAAGGAATAATAGATTTGCTTCAAAACGAGATTGGCGTGGATGTGAGAGTATCTGACCCAGTAGCTGGTTCTGATGAACAGATAATCACCATTTCTTCGGAAGAG GCTCCTGATGATCCTATGTTCCCTGCTCAAGAAGCCTTGTTGCACATCCAAACTCAGATCATAGATCTTATTCCGGATAAAGATAATGTAATAGCAACAAGGTTACTTGTCTCATCTAGAGACTCCGTATGTTTGGAAGGGAAAGCAGGATCAGTATCTGAGATATCACGATTAACTGGAACAAGCATACAAATTCTAGCTAGGGAAGAACTTCCCCGATGTGCTTCTATCAATGATGTTGCCATACAG ATTGCTGGCGAGATAAGAGCAGCTCGAGAGGCACTTGTTGAATTAACTTTACGATTGAGGAGTCATATGTACAACTCTCAAAAGGAGACACCACCAGCTTCGACATCCACAACTGGCCCTCTTGAAGGTGTTGCAGGAGTAATGGAGGTAGCTTCGTCACATAACACAACTCACTCCCGTGAAGGTCTTACTGGTTCCCATCTGACCTTGCAGCAAGCAGCTAGCACAATGATGTCACAATTTAAG GAAGGTTTTGGATCAGTTGCAAAGGCGGGAGAAAGTGAATACCGGGATGAGGTTCCTGTCACGACAAACAG AATGGCAGTGCCACTTGTTACTAGGAGCACTCTTGAAGTTGTCTTACCAGATGCAGTTGTTCCTAAGCTCGTTACGAAATCAAGAAACAAGCTTGCACAAATCAGTGAG TGGTCTGGAGCTAGTGTAACCTTAGTTGAAGACCGACCAGAAGAAACACAGAATATCATTCGAATTTCGGGTACACCCGAGCAGGCAGAGAGAGCACAGAGCTTGCTCCAAGGCTTCATCCTGAGCA TACAAGAGGATGGGCCGTGA
- the LOC104761316 gene encoding uncharacterized protein LOC104761316 has translation MAYVGQSRNVIRHVVSRGKAYHKSENAIHHPLLFACQGVRYRKLEVILTTGIEKLGKAGETVKVAPGYFRNHLMPKLLAVPNIDKYAHLIREQRKMYNHEEEKEEVKVVHKTSEVQTKEYEKAAKRLANANLVLRKLIDKEKFKNRSSKDDKPDVQTPVTKEEIVAEVARQLCVKIDPDNVVLTAPLETFGEYEVPLKFPKTIPLPQGTVQWILKVKVRGH, from the exons ATGGCGTACGTTGGGCAAAGCAGAAACGTGATTCGTCATGTAGTTTCAAGAGGGAAAGCTTATCACAAGTCTGAAAATGCGATTCATCATCCTCTCCTTTTCGCTTGTCAAGGTGTTAGATACAGGAAATTGGAAGTTATTCTTACAACA GGGATAGAGAAGCTTGGCAAAGCTGGTGAGACTGTGAAAGTAGCTCCTGGATACTTCAGGAATCATCTTATGCCTAAACTACTTGCTGTGCCTAACATTGACAAGTATGCTCATCTCATCCGAGAGCAACGCAAG ATGTATaatcatgaagaagaaaaagaggaggTTAAGGTGGTTCATAAAACTTCTGAAGTCCAGACAAAGGAGTATGAAAAGGCTGCAAAGCGCCTGGCgaatgctaatttg GTATTGAGGAAGTTGATTGACAAGGAAAAGTTCAAAAACCGCTCTTCAAAAGACGACAAACCTGATGTACAAACTCCTGTGACAAAGGAAGAGATTGTCGCTGAG GTGGCGAGGCAGCTCTGTGTGAAGATTGATCCAGACAACGTGGTTTTAACGGCGCCTTTGGAAACATTTGGCGAGTACGAGGTGCCTCTGAAATTCCCCAAGACAATTCCTTTGCCACAAGGAACTGTGCAATGGATTCTCAAAGTCAAAGTCCGTGGCCATTAA
- the LOC104761317 gene encoding nephrocystin-3-like, whose translation MVSSISLLSSTTLLTKWASQLSSQSSISPRDSTWQCVCFRNQKRKPVLYLIPARHFLSTPVDSITSSETASTHVTSGVSEVERSTPSNNVNEMKEFEMELQELFNEVKAMVKMGKERDAMDLLRANYVAVKEEMDSGLKGIEQAAVLDIIALGYMAVGDLKPVRALLDMINKIVDNLEDSEPLLDSVLMHAGSMYSAIGRFENAILAQQRAVRILENRYGKCNTLLVTPLLGLAKSFASDGKATKAVGVYERTVTILERNRGSESEDLVVPLFSLGKLLLKEGKAAEAEIPFTRIINIYKKIYGEKDGRVGMAMCSLANAKCSKGDADEAVDIYKNALRIIKDSNYMAIDNSVLENMRIDLAELLHFVGRGDEGRELLEECLLINERLKGKNHPSMATHLINLAASYSRSKNYVEAERLLRTCLDIMEKSVGSDDQSVTFPMLNLAVTLSQLNRDEEAEQIAIKVLRIRENAFGKDSLPVGEALDCLVSIQARLGRDDEELLELLKRVMMIQEKEFGPSAQELIVTLQKIVHFLDKLEMKDEKFKFRRRLALIRERYKQSLSF comes from the exons ATGGTGTCTTCtatttctctcctctcttcGACGACTCTTCTCACCAAATG GGCGAGTCAGTTAAGTTCTCAGTCGAGTATTTCTCCGAGAGATTCGACATGGCAGTGTGTTTGTTTCCGTAATCAGAAACGCAAACCTGTGCTCTACTTAATTCCCGCCCGCCATTTTTTATCGACTCCAGTTGATTCAATCACTTCCTCAGAAACGGCCTCAACTCATGTTACTTCTGGTGTTTCTGAAGTTGAAAG GTCTACTCCAAGCAACAATGTTAATGAGATGAAAGAGTTCGAGATGGAATTGCAAGAGTTGTTTAACGAAGTCAAAGCTATGGTGAAGATGGGTAAGGAAAGAGACGCAATGGACCTTCTCCGAGCGAATTATGTTGCTGTGAAAGAAGAGATGGATTCCGGTTTGAAAGGTATCGAACAAGCTGCTGTTCTTGACATCATTGCGTTGGGATATATGGCTGTTGGAGACTTGAAACCTGTCCGGGCATTGCTTGATATG ATAAACAAGATTGTTGATAATTTAGAGGACTCCGAACCTCTTTTGGATTCAGTACTTATGCATGCTGGCAGTATGTATTCGGCAATAGGAAGGTTCGAAAACGCTATACTCGCTCAACAAAGGGCTGTTCGTATATTAGAGAATAGATATG GTAAATGCAATACTCTACTCGTCACACCATTACTTGGTTTGGCAAAGAGTTTTGCTTCTGATGGAAAAGCCACTAAAGCGGTAGGTGTTTATGAGCGTACGGTGACTATCTTGGAACGGAATAGAGGTTCTGAAAGTGAGGATCTAGTGGTGCCGTTATTTTCACTTGGTAAACTTCTGCTCAAAGAAGGTAAAGCTGCTGAAGCGGAAATTCCTTTTACCAG gattataaatatatacaagaaGATATATGGAGAGAAAGATGGAAGAGTTGGCATGGCTATGTGTTCCCTTGCTAATGCTAAGTGCTCAAAAG GCGATGCAGATGAAGCCGTTGATATCTACAAGAACGCTCTACGCATAATCAAAGATTCAAATTATATGGCAATAGACAACAGTGTCTTGGAAAACATGAGGATAGATCTTGCCGAGCTGCTTCATTTTGTTGGAAG GGGAGATGAAGGACGGGAGTTACTAGAAGAATGCTTATTAATAAACGAGAGACTTAAAGGGAAAAACCATCCTAGCATGGCTACACATCTTATAAACCTTGCAGCATCTTACTCACGTTCCAAGAATTATGTAGAGGCAGAACGATTGCTGAGAACTTGTTTGGACATCATGGAGAAATCGGTTGGCTCAGATGATCAGTCCGTAACTTTCCCAATGCTGAATCTTGCAGTTACTCTTTCTCAGTTGAACCGTGATGAGGAAGCCGAGCAAATAGCCATAAAGGTTCTAAGAATCCGTGAGAACGCATTTGGCAAAGACTCTCTCCCTGTTG GTGAGGCGCTGGACTGTTTGGTGTCTATCCAAGCGAGATTAggaagagatgatgaagaactACTGGAATTGCTGAAAAGGGTTATGATGATCCAAGAGAAAGAGTTTGGTCCTTCAGCACAAGAACTCATTGTTACACTCCAGAAGATTGTGCACTTCTTGGATAAATTGGAGATGAAAGATGAGAAATTTAAGTTTAGAAGAAGATTAGCTTTGATTAGAGAGAGATACAAGCAGAGTCTTAGCTTCTAG